Proteins co-encoded in one Malus sylvestris chromosome 9, drMalSylv7.2, whole genome shotgun sequence genomic window:
- the LOC126583734 gene encoding NAC domain-containing protein 100-like — MENTSGFINVDEQMELPPGFRFHPTDEELISHYLCPKVLDNFFCAKAIGEVDLNKCEPWDLPWRAKMGEREWYFFCVRDRKYPTGLRTNRATEAGYWKATGKDKEIYKAKTLVGMKKTLVFYKGRAPKGVKTNWVMHEYRLDGKNSACNLPQTAKNEWVICRIFQKSSGGKKIHISGLVRPSPFVNELRSSLLPPLMDSPPYNSDARTTPTACETSHVSCFSDPPEDQKTQDDIMDSFNNSNNHHNNDIPYACSSPSNPSAHLNSIYSNQITPNIGLLQHQNSVLMQDQSFMRMLIENQAPNLRRSAKIEFSQDAGLSIDASSVVSNREMVQDDPSYSSAPVEFDCLWNY, encoded by the exons ATGGAAAATACTTCTGGGTTTATTAACGTGGATGAGCAGATGGAACTTCCTCCGGGATTCCGATTTCATCCAACGGATGAAGAGCTCATAAGTCACTACCTCTGCCCCAAAGTTCTTGACAACTTCTTCTGTGCTAAAGCAATTGGTGAGGTGGATTTGAACAAGTGTGAGCCCTGGGATTTGCCTT GGAGGGCAAAAATGGGAGAAAGGGAATGGTACTTCTTCTGTGTGAGGGACAGAAAATACCCAACTGGTCTAAGAACAAACCGGGCAACGGAGGCCGGGTACTGGAAAGCCACAGGCAAAGATAAGGAGATTTACAAGGCAAAAACCCTGGTTGGAATGAAGAAAACTCTTGTTTTCTACAAAGGAAGAGCTCCAAAAGGTGTAAAGACCAACTGGGTGATGCATGAATACAGATTGGACGGCAAAAACTCTGCCTGTAATCTCCCCCAAACAGCAAAG AATGAGTGGGTGATTTGTAGAATTTTCCAAAAGAGTAGCGGTGGGAAGAAGATACATATTTCAGGTTTGGTGAGGCCGAGCCCCTTCGTGAACGAATTGCGCTCTTCTTTATTGCCACCATTAATGGATTCTCCACCCTACAACAGTGACGCTAGAACAACCCCCACCGCCTGCGAAACCTCTCACGTGTCGTGCTTCTCCGATCCACCGGAGGATCAGAAGACTCAGGACGACATTATGGACAGCTTCAACAACAGCAACAACCACCACAACAACGACATTCCTTACGCTTGTTCATCGCCTTCGAATCCCTCAGCTCATTTGAACTCTATTTACTCCAACCAAATCACACCAAACATTGGACTTTTGCAGCACCAAAACTCAGTTTTGATGCAGGACCAGTCGTTTATGAGGATGTTGATTGAAAACCAAGCACCAAACTTGAGGCGTAGTGCGAAAATAGAGTTCTCACAGGACGCTGGGCTGAGCATTGATGCTTCCTCAGTGGTTTCAAACAGAGAAATGGTGCAGGATGATCCATCGTATTCTTCCGCTCCTGTAGAATTCGATTGCCTCTGGAATTATTGA